Proteins encoded within one genomic window of Paenibacillus rhizovicinus:
- a CDS encoding PD-(D/E)XK nuclease family protein produces the protein MEITIDQLYDFKSCGLKFKLTHVDRVPNMQMSENDGLREAVLMTISYFYMKLKEDKMLSMESMKQKFTSLWYGGKVLNIKFDSSQSQRKRELDAFGMLASFHRKQRYVPDEVVSVNTEFRIPFGPDLFITGKIPLIRNTTRGMEIVNFKTSNHKQDEFWNRTDMALTLQAIGFHSMFNREADSMCLEYLKLGTNAYVERRRKDYQRLYKQVRLFKEHMEKGYYYPRESYACDKCPAKNYCMEWS, from the coding sequence TTGGAGATTACGATCGACCAACTGTACGATTTTAAGTCGTGTGGGCTCAAGTTCAAGCTCACGCACGTTGACCGGGTACCCAACATGCAGATGTCAGAAAACGACGGGCTCAGGGAGGCGGTCCTGATGACGATCTCCTATTTTTACATGAAGCTCAAGGAAGACAAAATGCTTTCCATGGAGTCGATGAAGCAGAAATTTACCAGTCTCTGGTACGGAGGCAAGGTGCTGAACATCAAGTTCGACAGCAGCCAGTCGCAGCGGAAGCGGGAACTCGATGCATTTGGCATGCTGGCCAGCTTCCACCGGAAGCAGCGGTACGTGCCGGACGAAGTCGTGTCCGTCAACACAGAGTTCAGGATCCCTTTCGGACCAGACCTCTTCATCACCGGGAAGATTCCACTGATCCGGAATACGACACGAGGCATGGAGATCGTTAATTTCAAGACGTCTAACCACAAGCAAGACGAGTTCTGGAACCGCACCGACATGGCGCTTACACTGCAGGCGATCGGGTTCCACTCTATGTTCAATCGAGAAGCAGACAGCATGTGCCTGGAGTATCTGAAGCTCGGCACCAATGCCTATGTGGAGCGGCGTCGCAAAGACTATCAGCGCCTATACAAACAGGTCCGACTTTTTAAGGAGCACATGGAGAAGGGCTATTACTATCCACGAGAGTCGTATGCCTGCGATAAATGCCCAGCCAAAAACTATTGCATGGAGTGGTCGTAA
- a CDS encoding pyrophosphohydrolase domain-containing protein produces MSELVGAYQDRTVLNGLDLTYEQVRAFQLAFNHPAMDKPTMLSADRTEKRMSWIQEEVQEFKESDNVVDQADAMIDVIYFAVGTLVEMGVRPQELMDIVQHANMSKLWPDGKPHYKEDGKVKKPDGWEDPYPKLQAAITRQMG; encoded by the coding sequence ATGAGCGAATTAGTAGGAGCTTATCAAGACCGCACCGTGCTTAACGGACTGGACCTTACCTATGAGCAGGTTCGAGCCTTCCAGTTGGCTTTCAATCACCCGGCTATGGACAAGCCGACGATGCTGAGCGCCGATCGCACCGAGAAGCGGATGAGCTGGATCCAAGAAGAGGTCCAGGAGTTCAAGGAGTCCGATAATGTCGTTGATCAGGCTGACGCCATGATCGATGTCATCTACTTCGCAGTCGGCACCCTTGTTGAGATGGGCGTCCGACCGCAAGAGCTGATGGACATCGTGCAGCATGCCAACATGAGCAAGCTCTGGCCAGACGGCAAGCCGCATTACAAGGAAGACGGAAAAGTGAAAAAGCCAGACGGATGGGAAGATCCCTATCCGAAACTTCAAGCAGCCATCACTCGCCAGATGGGCTAA